From Streptomyces yatensis, one genomic window encodes:
- a CDS encoding phage tail sheath family protein, which translates to MAGEALPGVSLAFAPRDSGTEPLRTDVAAFLGRLRRGPVATPVRVESWNDVVATFGPPEGAFATPYALRGFFENGGRTAWVLRVSGPATTARTGWAVGSLSGWDTTRYQVIATSPGAWANGGRVAIRYQASTVAGPPTVGVRVMMPGEPPETFPGLPPAALADRLIASRYIRLVPDGPSPPPGRPGPISMSWDLTLAGGADAAPTRDAYTDAVAVQAELPEPALVALPDLGTDLSGAAHTDVVLELLRSVQPLHDRLAVLDVPPRLSSVDQAVDWVGALAATGDSGLLGCAAVYHPPLRTPDGQDMRTVPASGHVLGVIARLDGERGAHHTPAGAVILEAVDLAAEYPEPQQVRLFDAGLDLIRCTRGRGLVVWGGRTLSTDPNTRYIAHRRLVHLLVRAIRRAASPLVFDVNSAELRLTLVRALTSVLLSAHRAGALAGARPEQAFRVVCDDTNNPPEQDPGQLVCEIEVAPAVPMEFIRLRLVLGQDRGLEVIEA; encoded by the coding sequence ATGGCAGGCGAAGCGCTCCCCGGCGTATCCCTCGCGTTCGCGCCACGCGACTCCGGCACGGAGCCGCTGCGCACCGATGTGGCGGCGTTCCTGGGCCGGCTCCGCCGCGGCCCGGTCGCCACTCCGGTCCGCGTGGAGAGCTGGAACGACGTGGTGGCCACCTTCGGGCCGCCGGAGGGCGCCTTCGCCACCCCGTACGCACTGCGCGGCTTCTTCGAGAACGGCGGCCGCACCGCCTGGGTGCTCCGGGTGTCCGGACCGGCCACCACGGCCCGTACCGGGTGGGCGGTCGGGTCGCTGAGCGGCTGGGACACCACGCGCTACCAGGTGATCGCCACCAGCCCGGGCGCCTGGGCCAACGGCGGGCGCGTCGCCATCCGTTACCAGGCCAGCACCGTCGCCGGACCGCCCACCGTGGGCGTACGGGTCATGATGCCCGGCGAGCCGCCCGAGACCTTCCCCGGACTGCCGCCGGCCGCCCTGGCCGACCGGCTGATCGCGTCCCGCTACATCCGGCTGGTCCCGGACGGGCCGTCACCGCCACCCGGGCGGCCCGGCCCGATCTCGATGTCCTGGGACCTGACGCTCGCGGGCGGCGCCGACGCCGCGCCCACCCGCGACGCGTACACGGACGCCGTGGCCGTACAGGCCGAACTGCCCGAACCGGCGCTGGTGGCACTGCCCGACCTGGGCACGGACCTGTCCGGGGCCGCGCACACCGACGTGGTGCTCGAACTGCTGCGGAGCGTACAGCCGTTGCACGACCGCCTCGCCGTACTGGACGTGCCGCCCCGGCTGTCCTCCGTGGACCAGGCGGTCGACTGGGTGGGCGCTCTCGCGGCCACCGGCGACAGCGGGCTGCTCGGCTGCGCCGCCGTCTACCACCCGCCGCTGCGCACCCCCGACGGGCAGGACATGCGCACCGTCCCGGCGTCCGGGCACGTCCTGGGCGTCATCGCCCGCCTCGACGGCGAGCGCGGGGCACACCACACCCCCGCGGGCGCCGTGATCCTGGAGGCGGTCGACCTCGCCGCCGAATACCCCGAGCCGCAGCAGGTCCGGCTCTTCGACGCGGGTCTCGACCTGATCCGCTGCACCCGCGGGCGGGGACTGGTGGTGTGGGGCGGGCGCACCCTGTCCACCGACCCGAACACCCGCTACATCGCCCACCGCCGGCTGGTGCACCTGCTGGTGCGCGCGATCCGGCGGGCGGCGAGCCCGCTGGTGTTCGACGTCAACTCGGCCGAGCTGCGGCTGACGTTGGTGCGCGCGCTGACCTCCGTGCTCCTCTCGGCCCACCGGGCCGGGGCGCTCGCCGGCGCCCGGCCCGAGCAGGCGTTCCGGGTGGTGTGCGACGACACGAACAACCCGCCCGAGCAGGACCCGGGGCAGCTGGTCTGTGAGATCGAGGTCGCCCCGGCCGTCCCCATGGAGTTCATCCGGCTGCGTCTCGTACTCGGCCAGGACCGAGGTCTGGAGGTGATCGAGGCATGA
- a CDS encoding phage tail protein, translating into MPPVTRDDPYASYNFKIFVFNVSDDGLAVSGSFTEASGLELEIPPIEYRNGSEDITVRKIPGLKKFTNLTFKRGITGHAAFWKWVADALNGTVKRTHGSIVLCDENRNDVMRWNFDRGWPTKYTGPTLSATKNEIAMETLVLAVEKLEIEV; encoded by the coding sequence ATGCCGCCTGTGACCAGGGACGATCCATACGCGTCCTATAACTTCAAGATCTTCGTGTTCAACGTCAGCGACGACGGGCTCGCGGTGAGCGGGTCCTTCACCGAGGCGAGCGGGCTGGAGCTGGAGATCCCGCCGATCGAGTACCGCAACGGGAGCGAGGACATCACCGTCCGCAAGATCCCGGGACTGAAGAAGTTCACCAACCTCACCTTCAAGCGCGGCATCACCGGCCACGCCGCCTTCTGGAAGTGGGTGGCCGACGCGCTCAACGGCACGGTGAAGCGCACCCACGGCTCGATCGTGCTGTGCGACGAGAACCGCAACGACGTGATGCGCTGGAACTTCGACCGTGGCTGGCCCACCAAGTACACCGGCCCGACGCTCAGCGCCACCAAGAACGAGATCGCCATGGAGACGCTCGTCCTGGCGGTCGAGAAGCTGGAGATCGAAGTCTGA
- a CDS encoding phage tail sheath C-terminal domain-containing protein, whose product MAEYLSPGVYIEEIDAGPRPIAGVSTSTAGMAGVTVRGPYTGKPKLVTNFLEFQNTFGGFLREPDPLIRDTWANDPAEGGRWWLFPLAVKGFFDNGGQRLYIKRVAGRQASPSSGVLGHGLVSPVAGDAAKGATRLELGHLIGFSGVGQQIQLFRGDDQQSIHSAGVAAYDAATRRIELDAALPAEVRAGRGDYVQIGTRNAEETLEFAAVSPGSWGDAVQVRIQPMASAALPVLPDPQEGALFVTRLAADAAADSETVEVAAVTGLDPDELPPDIWVQIGSGRFKVQLSQPADGKVTLTLPSGTAHEAWRSGLVVRRVRRGTTSAGPTLRIGGASRLYEGAVVQLDDGTHLTIRTVESIAADVVTLDGNVPGTLFETDRLQLVEAQVDARFTDPSGTVETETHRNLRLTGDTAANLVTTLAVRSRLVRATALGGLSTDPTKFPLPAVGSWLTLGGGDDAYGSLSVADFVGEDGGSGKRTGITALEDIDEIAVCAVPGMWSGTVESALVTHCELLRDRFAILDPQDGLDLEGVQAFRERFDTKYAALYHPWLVTRDLSAGRDVEVPPSGHMAGIYARVDVERGVHKAPANAVIRGIRPTDGIAQDITKRHQDVLNPKGINALRFFPGLGHRVWGARTLSSDSSWKYVNVRRLFLYLEESIEEGTQWVVFEPNDEALWSSVRQTVTNFLTTVWRGGALAGTTADEAFFVACDRTTMTEDDLAGGRLICAIGVAPVFPAEFVIFRIQQKTRETQLA is encoded by the coding sequence ATGGCGGAGTATCTGAGCCCCGGGGTCTACATCGAGGAGATCGATGCGGGCCCACGGCCGATCGCGGGGGTGAGCACCAGCACGGCGGGCATGGCCGGGGTCACCGTGCGCGGTCCCTACACCGGCAAGCCCAAGCTGGTCACCAACTTCCTGGAGTTCCAGAACACCTTCGGCGGATTTCTCCGTGAGCCGGACCCGCTGATCCGGGACACCTGGGCGAACGACCCGGCGGAAGGCGGCCGTTGGTGGCTGTTCCCGCTGGCGGTCAAGGGCTTCTTCGACAACGGCGGCCAGCGGCTGTACATCAAGCGGGTCGCCGGCAGGCAGGCGAGCCCGTCCTCGGGCGTGCTGGGCCACGGCCTGGTCAGCCCGGTCGCCGGCGATGCCGCCAAGGGCGCGACCCGCCTGGAGCTCGGCCACCTGATCGGGTTCTCCGGCGTGGGGCAGCAGATCCAGCTCTTCCGCGGCGACGATCAGCAGTCGATCCACAGCGCCGGTGTCGCCGCCTACGACGCCGCCACCCGCCGGATCGAGCTGGACGCCGCGCTGCCCGCGGAGGTCAGGGCGGGCCGCGGCGACTACGTGCAGATCGGGACGCGCAACGCGGAGGAGACACTGGAGTTCGCCGCCGTCAGCCCCGGCTCATGGGGCGACGCGGTGCAGGTGCGGATCCAGCCGATGGCCTCGGCCGCGCTGCCGGTGCTGCCGGATCCGCAGGAGGGCGCGCTGTTCGTCACGCGGCTGGCCGCGGACGCCGCCGCGGACAGCGAGACGGTCGAGGTCGCCGCGGTGACCGGGCTCGACCCCGACGAACTGCCGCCCGACATCTGGGTGCAGATCGGCTCCGGCCGGTTCAAGGTCCAGCTGAGCCAGCCGGCGGACGGGAAGGTCACGCTGACCCTGCCGTCCGGCACCGCACATGAGGCGTGGCGGAGCGGGCTGGTGGTGCGCCGCGTGCGCCGGGGCACCACCTCGGCGGGGCCCACGCTGCGGATCGGCGGAGCGAGCCGGCTGTACGAGGGTGCCGTCGTCCAGCTCGACGACGGCACCCATCTGACCATCCGCACCGTCGAGTCGATCGCCGCGGACGTCGTCACCCTGGATGGGAACGTGCCCGGGACGCTGTTCGAAACCGACCGGCTGCAGCTGGTCGAGGCGCAGGTCGACGCCCGGTTCACCGATCCGTCCGGGACCGTGGAGACGGAGACGCACCGCAACCTCCGGCTCACCGGCGACACCGCGGCGAACCTGGTGACCACCCTGGCCGTCCGCTCCCGGCTGGTGCGGGCGACGGCGCTGGGCGGCCTGTCAACCGACCCGACGAAGTTCCCCCTGCCCGCGGTCGGCTCCTGGCTGACGCTGGGAGGCGGGGACGACGCCTACGGGAGCCTGAGCGTGGCCGACTTCGTCGGCGAGGACGGCGGCAGCGGCAAGCGGACCGGGATCACCGCACTGGAGGACATCGACGAGATCGCGGTCTGCGCGGTGCCGGGCATGTGGTCGGGGACGGTCGAATCGGCCCTGGTCACCCACTGCGAACTGCTCAGGGACCGGTTCGCGATCCTCGATCCGCAGGACGGCCTGGATCTCGAGGGCGTCCAGGCGTTCCGCGAGCGCTTCGACACCAAGTACGCCGCGCTCTACCACCCGTGGCTGGTCACCCGCGACCTGTCGGCGGGCCGCGATGTCGAGGTGCCGCCCTCGGGCCATATGGCCGGGATCTACGCCCGCGTGGATGTGGAGCGGGGGGTGCACAAGGCGCCCGCCAACGCGGTCATCCGGGGCATCCGGCCGACCGACGGCATCGCCCAGGACATCACCAAGCGTCATCAGGACGTGCTCAACCCCAAGGGCATCAACGCGCTGCGGTTCTTCCCCGGGCTCGGCCACCGGGTCTGGGGCGCGCGCACGCTCTCCTCGGACAGCTCGTGGAAGTACGTCAACGTCCGGCGGCTCTTCCTCTACCTGGAGGAGTCGATCGAAGAGGGCACCCAGTGGGTGGTGTTCGAGCCGAACGACGAGGCGCTGTGGTCCTCGGTCCGCCAGACGGTCACGAACTTCCTCACCACGGTCTGGCGCGGCGGCGCACTCGCCGGCACCACCGCCGACGAGGCGTTCTTCGTCGCCTGTGACCGCACCACGATGACCGAGGACGACCTCGCGGGCGGCCGTCTGATCTGCGCCATCGGCGTCGCGCCGGTCTTCCCGGCGGAGTTCGTGATCTTCCGGATCCAGCAGAAGACCCGCGAGACCCAACTCGCCTGA
- a CDS encoding carboxypeptidase-like regulatory domain-containing protein, with protein MSRFVPLERSTLHSPVWFIPFDDYARRVRGAGVTVQLDRYEDGDWLPLDDLAVRTPSAAFAYPGLGRCAEPWAARPRRHRARFAAAGYQPLYPADGQPFSAALVGVEFLVHPYDDAHPPPAVTEPRLVRLLPSVSFPYPPGLRTVHGAVVDAATRSPIAGALVEATGRTGRDLTPWHERTLTDAAGAFRLALRWEGEKADEHAVEETFRLQATERPGRTGSLVVRLPQDIERRHVIEIRES; from the coding sequence ATGAGCCGCTTCGTACCGCTGGAGCGGTCGACCCTCCACAGCCCGGTCTGGTTCATCCCCTTCGACGACTACGCCCGGCGGGTGCGCGGCGCCGGGGTGACGGTCCAGCTGGACCGCTACGAGGACGGCGACTGGCTGCCGCTGGACGACCTGGCGGTGCGCACCCCCAGCGCCGCCTTCGCCTATCCGGGTCTCGGCCGGTGCGCCGAGCCGTGGGCGGCCCGGCCACGGCGCCACCGGGCCCGCTTCGCGGCCGCCGGCTACCAGCCGTTGTACCCGGCCGACGGCCAACCGTTCTCGGCCGCCCTGGTGGGCGTCGAGTTCCTGGTGCACCCGTATGACGACGCCCACCCGCCGCCCGCAGTGACCGAGCCACGGCTGGTCCGGCTGCTGCCGAGCGTCTCCTTCCCCTACCCGCCGGGTCTGCGCACGGTGCACGGCGCCGTGGTCGACGCGGCCACCCGATCGCCCATCGCGGGCGCGCTGGTCGAGGCCACGGGACGGACCGGCCGGGACCTGACGCCATGGCACGAGCGCACCCTGACCGACGCCGCGGGCGCCTTCCGGCTGGCCCTGCGGTGGGAGGGCGAGAAGGCCGATGAGCACGCCGTCGAGGAGACATTCCGCCTGCAGGCCACCGAGCGGCCGGGCCGGACCGGATCGCTGGTCGTGCGGCTGCCCCAGGACATCGAGCGCCGGCACGTCATAGAGATCCGCGAGAGTTAA